One Dysidea avara chromosome 7, odDysAvar1.4, whole genome shotgun sequence genomic region harbors:
- the LOC136261322 gene encoding histone H1-delta-like produces the protein MSTDQKKTDAKPKKAAKGKPRAPAQHPKYSEMITAAIVSIKERGGCSRQKILKYIGANYKVSDGYEVHARLALKRMVQNGALIQTKGTGASGSFKLAKKPAEKKKTPKKAQTTKKPSTPKKKQQQKKTADKPKKTQKKTTPKKKPSTPKKAAAKKPATKKPQTKKSPAKPKKTQTKKSPAKKTTKK, from the coding sequence ATGTCTACCGATCAGAAGAAAACTGATGCAAAGCCGAAGAAGGCCGCGAAGGGCAAGCCCAGGGCTCCAGCTCAACATCCGAAGTACTCCGAGATGATCACAGCTGCTATTGTCTCCATCAAGGAGCGTGGTGGCTGCTCCAGGCAGAAGATCCTGAAGTACATTGGCGCCAACTACAAAGTCAGTGATGGATACGAGGTCCATGCTCGCCTCGCCTTGAAGCGAATGGTACAGAACGGTGCCCTAATCCAAACCAAGGGAACTGGAGCTTCTGGATCGTTCAAGCTTGCCAAGAAACCAGCTGAAAAGAAGAAGACACCAAAGAAGGCTCAGACGACCAAAAAGCCATCAACGCCCAAGAAGAAGCAGCAGCAGAAGAAGACTGCTGACAAGCCCAAGAAAACTCAGAAGAAAACAACTCCAAAGAAAAAACCATCCACTCCCAAGAAGGCTGCTGCAAAGAAGCCTGCCACCAAGAAGCCTCAAACCAAGAAGTCACCAGCAAAGCCCAAGAAGACACAGACTAAGAAGTCACCTGCCAAGAAGACCACCAAGAAGTAA